A part of Emys orbicularis isolate rEmyOrb1 chromosome 13, rEmyOrb1.hap1, whole genome shotgun sequence genomic DNA contains:
- the LOC135887334 gene encoding protein S100-A16-like, with protein MGQSLQPEPLGERSGGRKPGEMAEEGSELERGLHAIVGSFYRYAEGSEGPKELDQAAFQTLLSNELSHQLTNPEDQKAALDMFRKVDANNDQRISFDEYWDLIVEICRVIRRSNYNE; from the exons ATGGGGCAGAGTTTGCAGCCGGAGCCGTTGGGGGAGAGGAGCG GTGGAAGGAAGCCGGGCGAGATGGCAGAGGAGGGCTCGGAGCTGGAAAGGGGCCTCCATGCCATCGTGGGCAGCTTCTACAGATACGCCGAGGGCTCCGAGGGACCTAAGGAGCTGGACCAGGCGGCTTTCCAGACGTTGCTCAGCAACGAGCTGAGCCATCAGCTCACG AACCCAGAGGACCAGAAGGCAGCGCTGGACATGTTTAGGAAGGTGGATGCCAACAACGATCAGAGAATCTCCTTCGACGAGTACTGGGATCTCATCGTAGAGATTTGCCGAGTGATCCGGCGCAGCAATTATAACGAGTAG
- the LOC135887335 gene encoding protein S100-A16-like — protein MGQSLQPEPPGERSGGRKPAEMAGEGSELEQGLCVIVDSFYRYAEGPPGAKALDQAAFQNLLSNELSHQLTNTEVKAAVTRTFEKLDANKDQKISFDEYWQLITWICQVIRRRD, from the exons ATGGGGCAGAGTTTGCAGCCGGAGCCGCCGGGGGAGAGGAGCG GTGGAAGGAAGCCGGCCGAGATGGCCGGGGAGGGGTCTGAGCTGGAACAGGGCCTCTGTGTGATTGTGGACAGCTTCTACAGATACGCCGAGGGCCCGCCTGGAGCGAAGGCGCTGGACCAGGCGGCTTTCCAGAACCTGCTCAGCAATGAACTGAGCCATCAGCTCACG AACACAGAGGTCAAGGCGGCCGTGACGCGCACGTTTGAGAAGTTAGATGCCAACAAAGACCAGAAAATCTCCTTCGACGAGTACTGGCAACTCATCACCTGGATTTGCCAAGTGATCCGACGCCGCGATTAG